The stretch of DNA GATGCGTACCGAGTTAATCCGTCAGTTTAAGCAGAGCGGACAACAGCGGGAAAGCCAATGTGTAAAAAAAGTTAGACAACTGAGGAATTCGGAAGCGCAAGATACTCCACTAGACAAGATCTATGTGCTTCTCGCTACGGCCACTAGCCTGCGCGGTGTGTCCGAGAAGTGTGGCGGCGCCAGGCCCCTCGACAAATTCCGAGTTTCGCTGATATTTTTCGCTTTCACCCTATATATGTTCGTGGGTTCTCCCGTGACAGTTGGTATCGGTCAGCTCCATCGAACTTTCCTTTACGGATTTATTCTCTTCACACCATGCGCATACGGCTATCCGCATGGCACAATGACGGAAGAAAGGTTTGTTCTTGATGCACACGGGCACTACACGGTTGCAACAAGCTGAGGTACGCAACACAATTCATGTTGAACTGTTCCCTTCTGGTGACCGAAATTATTTTGTCATATCGGAATGGTTTCCACGCGAATTCTGAAGAGCCCGTTACTCCCTCTGTCGCACGCGATACTTGCGATGAGCAAGCATGTGTGAGCGCAAGTGCTCCCACGCTCAATAGGATACATGCGCGAAAGGTAGACACACTAGCCAGTAGCAAACACACATGGTCAGGCAACTCTGTACTGTCACGCCCAAAACACGCACAAACCCTgtggagggaaagaaagcaacATGCAATCTCATTTCCACCCCACGAGCACAAAATGCGGCCTTCGAAACGTCCACACCGAATGCCGCGCCGAGCAACAATGACACTCACGGATTGACCCGGCAGGTCGTCTCCGATACAGAGACGAGGATGTCTTGAAAAAACCGTGAACGGCTGGGCATTTGCATAACTGTACGAAGGACGGGTAATGACCCGGAAACGCCCAAACCACGGAAGAAGGGGGTCCTTCAGGGACTGCATGGAGGGGTGGAGGCGCCCATATGGCATCAACTGAACAAAATTCCATTTGAATACAGCTGAGTTGTGTCAAGTGCCACGGCGGCTGGTTTTTGTGTAAAGTACAGCTGTCCCTGTCGCCTGCACCTCTCCCCGACTCACCGTAGAGCCCAAATAATCCAAACATCACTGCCTGCATGTCGGAGGCTTAAGAataggagagagaggcaaggaacGGCAATAGACTCCCGATTACAAGAAATACGCTGGCAGGTCCGCCACGCGTTGCCTGTGATGCTTTAACGACCACAAACATGGAGccgctgccttttctgtcgcggAAGTGGAAGCAGAATTCTTGCTTGCGGTAGGTGTGATATTCCCGCGGAGGAGCGATAAAAACCAACGACTTGGTGTTCGTGTCAGAGCCAGCGCGCGTATGATATGTCACTTGCCAGAAGTGATAACTTATGGGTGTATTTCCAAAAAGATACATGTATGACTTGAGCGAACCAAGGTCACACAATCCGTCGTCTACATCGTACGCTTCGGTGAGTATATTTCGGGGCCACACACGAACCGCATTGGGATCTTCCAGGACAATCATCATTCTCTGATTCGGCAACAGAGACAAATAGGTGAACTCCTCATTTGGTAAGTTCGATTTTGGAACAACGACGGTAAAATCTGCCTTCGGAAGAGGCGGCGTGAGATTCTGTAGATCTACAGCATCTTGTCCAACAGCCCATCCGGCAGAACACGCCAAAGAAAAAATCAATTTAACAACCAACGAGAACATGGAATTGACTGCTGATTGTGTAGATGTATGCCTTGCGGACCGGGGCCATAAAGTCATCGCGGATGTCTGTAAAGCGCTCGTCATCTTGGTGGCTGTGTAAACAGGCATCCCCTCCTCAGTCCCAGCGATAACGGCCAATTCTCAGAACAAGAGTCTGTCGGGAGAACGAGTGGCGAAGGTACCAGACCTTCCGTTGCTTGCGAGCACGGGCGCCTAATAGGCTGGCCCCGGACCCGGCAGGCACCAGAGAAAACAATGCAACTTCTGGTACAACAAACAGGTTGTCGAATGAATACCGCTGCTTCTGTCAGCCAGGCAATACCATTACGAACTGGGAAATGACACGGAGATGAAATtcaagagaacgcgaggtgGCTGTGCTGGCCTGCACACAAAAAGGAGGGAACCCTTGCTTGAAAAATGGGATGATTTCTTAAATATGAGATACGAATTTAATACGGGTAAGGGTGAATTTAAGGAGAGAGATGCCCAGTCACGTACTTCTCCACCTGCTGCAGCCGGTGCTGTCGGAGGCGCGATGgtgtttttcgccttctctcaaGTTCGAAAGCTCATCACGGCAAGCGAGCTTAGCTCTGTCGCGTACAAATAAACAAATCCAGTTTTGGCGGGGGCACCCGTAAAGGAACAAGCTGACTGAATCGAGCAGACTGCGCGAGCGGTGTCGCCCCCGGAGAACGGTTTCCAAGTCGCTGAGGTTAGCCGGTGAGCTGAGAAGATGAGAACGAGATGCGATATCAACTGAAACAATTAAAGGCAACCGCGACAAAAAAAGCGTCAAAGCTGCTTAAATTTGACTTACTAGCCAGACACTTTTGGATACCGGACGGAATCAGAGGGACCAATGTTGCGGCTTCTTGCCCGCCTCTATGCGGTACCCCAACACACACCGACCCTCACAGCAGTCTCCCCCTGTAGCCGCCACGCACGAATTAAGACATCGACCGGTCCGGGGGGAGCGCAGCATGGTGAAAAAATTCTTAGTTCGCTTGCTACATTGCTCCGTGCCAAAATTCACTCTTGGAACGGGGCACTCAGCGTGGGATGGGGAACTCTACAGTTTCATCAACAACGGCGACAAAGGCAGCCAACCCTCGTCCGATACTCGTCCCACAAACTTTACCTCGGCGGGTATCCAGCCCCCGCGCTCGTCCTTTTGACTACACTGGGAAGATAGAGAAATCGACTCCTCCCACCTTCTCGCCTCTACTGGGATGACCCTACGCAAAAAGAGGGCTTCTTGGCGTCGCTCGTACAGCCCTCGTTTTACGGTGTGAAACGCTACAGAAAGTGTGCTGGTCGGTAATTGCTCGTAGCACTGCGACTCGTAGACTGGAGGGATAACCGGTACATCTGGTGTTGTACAAGATCAGCAATCCGTCAGAGCGCGGCCACGGAAATGTTGCTACAATACCATCGACTCGGCTCTGTGCCTCGAGAGACGTCTACGCCGCCCCTTTGGGGTGTTCGCGCCTCGAGGCAAACAACCGGAACCGGCTGACGAATGGCGTTTGCGTGCTTTCTGCGTTACGGACATCGGCACAAGGCAGCGCCAATGTcaacacacagaggaaaatATCTCAACTTGCGTTCGCGTCGGGCCCCATCCAGGCAGGCACGTTGCTGTGGAGACGACCAGGAAAACGGTCGAGACTTGGCTCCGACGAGAAAGCGTGGCAGATAACACATCTGCAGCACCTCAAAGGACACCCGAAAAGTTCTTGACACGCCATTGACATGGCGATTGAACCACGGGTATGCCCCGAGCGTCACCGGCACTTTTATATTGAGTCCGGAGGGCAGTCCAGGCTTGTGATGCGCAAGATTTCCGATGCGCAGCTCGATAGACAGCTAACGTCACACTCCTCCAGCGGATTTGGAGATCTACTCTGCCGCCCTTTTTATCTTACACCTCACCTTACTACGGTGCCATGGTAGCTCTTCCGCGAAAAACCATTGTTGCGAATCAAGAGGACAGCCTGTCGTCACATCACCGGAGCGACAGTGGCTGCCTCTCGTGTTGTGGCTCGGCCCTTGGAGGGTCCATGGCATGCGCAGTTGCTACATCCGTCGGCCAAGCACGAGCAATCGAAGCAGAGCAGAAAATGATAGTGCTGACGCTTCGACTGACACACGGGACACTGTTTATAAAGAAGAACTTCATTTTGACAACCGCTGAGAGTCTATCGCCGTCCTGTTTTACGACAGTTTACTATAGAGATCATGGCAGAGTGAACGATGCACCTGGATCAATGACCATGTGTTGCCCCTCGTGAAACGCTCTTGCAGCAGTTTTCTTGTCCACATTTCAGCGAAGGATTGGCAACCGCTCCAAACTTGATGGCGATGTTGCTattctgtgtgtttctgaTCGCCGAGGCGCAACAACAATCGAAGTAGAAGACGAAATGCCCGGATCACCACGCGACCGCTATCATTCAGCACTCTGGAGTAGAAAAGATTGAATGGCCATTAAGGAGACATTGCCACTCAGGTACCACTACGCGAAGACGGGGCTCCCGTTGCCGTAGAAATCCACGAagctgccttcctcttcgtttttggACTATTCAACACGAGCGAAAACACGTCAGTCAGAGATATAGAAAAGAACTGAGCGGGATGGAGCTCGCGCGCCTACCGTTATTGTGACTCGATTGCTTGAGACGACCGACTTTCAGTCTTCACGAGTTGACACACGAAGATCCCTTCACCGTTCCATCTGTTGCCGCGCTGAGCCTTGTGGCTTAATTCGAACAGCCCGCCCATCGAAGGAGATTTCGTCACTACGGCCCGCTCCACTGTCGCTGACAATATCGCATTGCCTTTGATCTACAATGGATACACCCGGGCAGAACCAAGGGAGAACAGGATTGACTGCAATGTTGCCTCCTGGTTCGTGTGCGCAAGGCGGCGCACTAGAATTCGGAAACTGAATCGTTGAGGAGCGTCGTGTGGGCAGGTCCCCGGCTGTTGACGAgcttgagagagaagactctTGCGAATTCTTCTTTCACCAGCCGTGCGACTTCTTTCATAAGTTCTCcatctctcgtttctcgacCGTCTTGCGACTCTTTCTTGTCCTCCCCGTGCTCCTGTGCCGTCTCTACCGGATCATCCTGGGACACTACGCCGGAAGCATCTGATGAATGGGTTTCGGAAAGGCCTTTACCATAgggtttctcttctttctgtctctccttcccgctcttcAGCCCGTACGTAGCTTTCGATTCGCCGCTCTCGGGTGACACAGACCTttcggctcttctctgcccgCCACACCAGTCTTTCAGTCTGCCTGTCGTCGTTTCCCTGAGGCCGCACGGCACGATTTTGTGGAACCCAGAAAGATCTGTGCAAACATTTAGAGCGAGGCCATGATGCGTAATCCACCGTTTCACCTTGACGCCGACAGCACATACTTTTTCACCTTGCAGCCAAACTCCAGGTGTTCCGAGCCTTCTGTATCCGCGTGAACTTCCCTCCGCCGTTCCTCGAGGGCCTCGCTCAACTTCCGGTCCCGAAAACCTGTCCTGTTTTGAACCCACCCCGACGTGCCTTGCCTTGTCCTCCGGACCGTTGAGTTTCCCCTCCGCGGCTGCGTGATCGCTGCGGAAAAGCCGTTCGACCGTGTTGATGGCGATCTGCTCCAGAGACTGAATGTACCACCGAAGGTCGCAGGAATGGTAGCGCAGATCGAGAAGCGGGTACAGGACAAGCTGTCCGGGGGCATGATACGTCACCTCACCGCCACGTTCCACTCTCCATACTGTCGGAGCTTCCCCGCGCCTCCCAGTTTGCGCGCCGTCTTGTTCCAATCCTCGCGTGAGTCCTGCTGCCGATTCGGCCCGTTCCTCCCTGCACTTGTCTTCACAACCGCGTCTCCCTGCGGTGCCTTCCGAAAACCCGCACTCCCGCCAGCTCTCCAGTTCGATATGTCCGGGTGTTTGCGCCAAACCGTCGCCAAAACTGGGtcgcagagacacggagacatCTGCCTGTCCCTCGTCGTTTTCGGGACCGGTTTCGTGGCCATGGAACGAAGCTCTGGGggcttcttctgcctcttgaacgagacgcgagagcagGCGGCGGCATCCGTCCACAGTTTGCATTTCGCTCACGTGATCGGCAGGCAGGCGCAGTTCTCGAACTTCACTTTGAAACAACACATTCGCGGGCGTTCCCCCCTGGCCAATCGTGTAAACGGGCGGATGTTGCAGGAGGAGGACGTAGTCGCAAGGTGTGCGCCCTTGGCCAGGCTTTCCGAGCCCCGGCAAAAGCTCAAGACGACGGCGTCTGTCCCCACTCGGGTGACTGACGCGGCCTTGGCCGAAGCAAACGTCGGTGTCTTCAGACACAGTCGCCGACGGCTCCACATGATTCAGTCTCAGCTGCTGAAGTTGAACGATCACTTGCTGGAGGCGCCAGGCGACCTCATACGGAACAATGCGGTCGCTCCAGTCAACCACGACGCAGTTCCGGTCGCCCGCTTTCCCCTCGTCTGCCTTCCAGTCTCTGTCCACCGCCAAGTCAGAGACGCTTTCAGAGTTCCGCAAGCACGTCTGACCGGCGCGTCCCGAGCATCCGCTGCGTACTCCCCGCCACAGGATCCTTCTGCAGGCATGGTTGCGCACGACGCTTGGAGCGGCACTCCCAGAACTGGGTGTTGCGTGTGCCGAAGCATGAGACAGAGCGTGGACGGGAACATTCTTCGCTCTCCAACTTTCTATCCGTTTCCCGAACTTCGAGAGAAGGCACCTGTGtgtgcttcctcgccctcccccCAGTCGTCGACCGACACCGGATGGTCCAGTTGCGCTCCGCACCTCGTCCGGCTGGAGGCGTTGCCAACTTTTGAGGAGAACGTTTGCAGACCGAAACGAAAGGAACGCGCACTGGAGCAGGGATCTGCTGCCGACAGAAGGCATGCCTACAGACGCGCCGACGTTTCTGAGGGTCGACCGTGGAGGACATGCATGCCCGCGAACACGGCCAGGCCGCCGAGATCTGGAACCCCGTCGCAACAGCTCCGACGCCCCAGACACAAACCTGCGAGGCCCTCTCGGCTGTTTGCGTGGCTTCATCGAACTCCGTAAGGACGTGGCAAAGCCCAGAACTCGTTCCtgagaaacgcgtttttgcTCCAaacttttctttccctgaTTTGCTTTTGGACGGAACAACGGCCACGGCCCGAACGTTTCGGAGCGCCTTGGTACTTGGGGAGTCGGCGGCGAAACcggcgcgaagaaacgcacgtCTGAGTACGTCGGCCTTGAGGACGACGCGGCAAGTCTCGGGTGAAGGAGTTCGCGggagtgtctgtacaccgaGTGACCCAGCGCTTCAGAGCAGAACGCGAAGTGTGCAGTCAACCAGATGCCACAAAGCGAAATGAACAAGTAGACAAGGTTGGAGAGCGCCGCAGAAATTCGGTAAGACTGAGGAAGgactttcctcttcttgcaaGAGACCCAGCCCGGAGCGCGTCTGGAAATCGCGAAACGGACGAAATCCCCACAACGCGAAGCGACTGCCTGTCCGGGGCTCTCCATTCTCTGTACCAACTCGTGAAGATGCCAGTATGGAAGAACGCGGTTGCGCGACCGGACAGATTCCCATCCGAGCGCTTTTCTCGGCCGTTTGACGGGCCGCTACACTCGTCCCTGCTCGGTCCGCGTGATTCGCGACATCCGCGCCATTCTCTCCGGAGAGAGCTCAGGCTCCGGTGAAAGAGGCACAAATTGCTGGACTCATCCGACATTCCGGTGAAGCCGATTCCTGTCAACGTGGCGGTTCAGACGCCACGTGGCGGTTCAGACGCCACGTGGCGTTTCAGGAACGGTACCTCGCCGGTTTGCCAGTGGGTACCGTATCCCGAGAAAACATCTCTTTGTCCGTTACGCGGTGTCGGAGAGGGAAAATCCGGAGTTTTTATGCTTTTCTCAGTCAGATGCttggcggcgagaaacggtAGACGACGACACGCGGACGCTGTGGAGCGGCGTTCGGAGACAAAATCGCGGAGAACTGTGCAGAGCTGTGCAGCGTTGTTTCTTTGCCAGGTGCGCCTGCTCACACCTACGCGGAGACGTGGCAAATACcatggagagaggaacgccaAGAACGCGGAGGGCGTGGGTGTTCAAGAGAAGAAATCGGAACACAGAGTCCGCCGTCGCGTTCTGGCGGGCAAGAATGCATCTGCGCATGCCATCGAACAGTCGCCCTGAGGCTCGTCCAGGCCGCCGTTCGTGGTACCCTAcgagtcgcttcttcccgatTTTTCTCCGAAATGTGAAAACAGACGCGGAACGACCGTCGAAAAACAAGGCCTCGCATGTGACGCGGTGGGGAACAATGCTTAACgggttcctttctctccactcgaGTGTGTGTTTCGGACATTTTTGCTCTCGGATATCACGGTCAATcgaggcgcgcatgcagagcgctCGACGCGCGAGTTCGCTGATCAAGACAACGCAGTAGAGCCCGCCGAAACGCGCCAGCAAAAAGCACCCGATGAGGCTGCAACACCAGAAATGGCAAACGGTCCGATTTTCAAGAGGAGAATGAGCAAATTGCTGTCCTTTTCAGCGAAAACACACTACAGAGTGCGGGGTTCGAACCCGCGACCTTCTGCGTGTAAGGCAGACGTGATAACCACTACACCAACTCTGCTGGCAAGGAAAGAGACTCTCCGATTGCCTTGTTCCGAAAGACGCATTTTCACCCCGAATAGGCCTCTAGGCCTGGGCCTTCACCTTTCAGATGTGTTCGCTttgctcttttcccttcttctgagTGTCTGCAGGGAACGGTTGCTCGCCTTTCCGTGTTTCCTTGTGCCAGGAATGGCGTAACTTGTTGCGAACAGACCTGGCATGCAGTGGACTCGTGTCTTGATATCGACGTCGCTTGCGCCCGTCTTTCTGTTCTGGACATTTCCCTGCGTAAAAACGGAACTGCGAGCCCGGAAAAAAgcctcttttcgtttctgtttagggttttcccccctcgtcttcccttcccgtCAATCAAGGGCGTGTGTGCGCGTTGCCGCGCCTCGGGATCGTGCACACTAGTAACCGGGAAACTTTCACGAGGCTatttcttcctgtttctgtaaccagcttctctcccttggtGAAACGGGGTCCAAAGAACATTGAGTTTGCATCTAAACCGTAAACTATTTCCCTCGTCTGTTTCGTGTCCTTGTGTTCCGTGATCCCTCAAATCCGCCGTGAACACAaagcgccttctccgctgaCGACTCTCCCGCcggcgccttccgcgtcAACGTCCTTTCCTCACCATCCTCTGTTGtcgcttccgtttcctgttgctctttccgtcccttcttctgcctgtccTTCTGTTCAtcggtttccttccttttcgcagCCCCCCTCCACTGGGCGCGTCGTCGCGTGGCCTCTGGCTGAAAACTCGCGTCCACGCGGAACCCAAGCAACACCTGGCTTTCAGCGTTTACTCTGAGAAGTCGTCGCCCGGCGCGACAAAGCTCCTTTTTTCActtctgcgcttctcttgcATCCTTTTCGTCCGCGACTCCCCCGAACTGCCGAGCAGCCCCAGTCGCTCGACACGCGAGAGCCGCCAGAGACGCCTGTGCGTGTCGCGCCCCGTCGGATACCGGTTTGGCGAGACGTAACGGCAGGCGCAATGGACGGAGAAAACTCTTTGCCTTCGACTTGTAGTGATGGCCTGGCCGAAGCTCTCCACGATGGACCCGCAGCTGCGAAGGCCTGGGAGAAGAATTCGCGACAGTCTCGTGAAGCGTACAGACAGATAACGCGACAGTATCTCTCTGCTCGGATGTCTGGCGCCTACGAAGGTAaggcctgtctccgtgctGCTCGCTTTGGCCGGCGAGGgacaacgagagagaaaggttGTTTTCTCGCCGTGAAAATGCACCGCTCTCTCCCCGTGGTTCCTTCCATGTCATTTCGTCCTTTCGCCTCCTAGAGTCGGTCTCGCTAGCTCGCCATACcctccttcgcggcctcttcgtcttttccatTTCCGTGGCTCTCGCTGTgccgttcctttccttttcttcgccctcttctttttctgttgcttctcttccgctcctggTGAAAAGGCCGTGCCTATTGGTTCCCCTCCTCTGTGCGACATGGAGAAGTTGCGGCTTCCGCGCTGCCTTTCTACTGCGACCGCGaagtctcccttctccgtctcacGGTCTTTTCCTCGTGTACACCTTCCTGTCGTCAAACTCTAAACCCTCGTGGCAGTCTGCTCGAATTCTCTGCCTTCAGACATGCTTATGCTTGGCGAGCTCCTCTACAGCATAGCCCAtccttccgtctcgcccgcCGCCGTCAACTTCCCCCTCTCCGTGTGCTGTGGGgactgcctgtctccgcgcgcgcgagataccgagaggagcgaagcggCGGTAGCAGACGGCAAcacaaaaacagaagaagaagggggagataaggaagcggcggagaggcacCAAACGCTCTGTTGCCTCCAGGTCGAgagtctctttttcttcgcagaGGCCCTCGTTGCCTGTGGACAAATGGAAAgggcgaggcgtctcctcttcgttcaGCACGGAGAACTCACGGCCAGAGACCCGAGCTTGCTCGCGGTCGCAACCCAGTTTCTCGTGAGGCGCAAAGAAAACCTTCGCTGTGTTCCTGgcttcgttccttctcctgtttccttgGCCTTCTCActgtctcgtcgccgtcccGTCCGACTCGCCTGCtcatctctcccttctctcccctcagTGTGCTTCTTTTGCacccttccttttctttcttctgcatcgttttcgtctttgtcgacagctgaagagcgacgcgcctGCCGaatgcgtcgccttcctggaCAGGCACCGAAATACTTGGCAGGTCCCGGGCAATCGTGCCCGAACGTTTCTCGAGGTGGGCGCAGCTGAACCTTTTCTCTGGTGTCCGAAACGAGAACACGAGCAGGAATACTACTCACACCCTTCTGCGTGCCCGCCcttccacacacacagatcCACGCAAGAAACACGTAGATGcgcacatacatacatgtatatgtataacTGTATATGTGCATGGCAAGACCTGTAAACACACGCGGCGATGCAGCGAGCTCGACGTTAGTGGAGGGAGAGATTTTCATAGGTACACCCCTACGTTTATCTccatatttatatatatatatatatgtgactGTTTTTTGTTTCGGTGTTTTCTTCAGCTGTCCCTGGCGACAGCGCTGCAGCGTCTCGGTCGCTTCCCGCACGCGCTTCGACTTCTCTGCGACATCTACCGGCGCGAGCCGTTTCACCCTCGAGTAAGTCTGgctcttttttgtcttcttttcctcgactTTCGGATCGTCGTCCCACGTTtcagcctcttcctcgcatgTTAACTCTTCTCTCACGTTTCCCCTGCGGGGTTCTtggcctctcctcgcccgtcgtcttcgtgtcCGTTGTCGCGTGTTCCTCGCCTTGCTGCCTCCTGTGTCTGggttgcttcttcttttccctcatCCGAGCTCCTcggccctgtctctctcgggcgGCGGCTTtcgcggtgtctgtacagctgctcttcgcgctctttGGCAGCGGCGTTTTAACTCCTCAGGACGAACTGCATCTCCTCCGCGAAACGCGGTTTCACAGCAGTCAGCTCTGGGCCAAGTGAGACAGGATCCACAACAAGCAACACAGACGCAGCTGCACTACACGCGAACCTACGTTCTCATCCATACCTCTGTCCATACACATCCCCGCTTACACAcccatatctatctatctatctagaTCTAAATGTAACTAGATCTCTCTAAATCTATCCAGATCTGTCTTGGTCTGTCTTGACCTTTCTAGCTCTCTGGATTTACCCGTCTgcttttgcatgcgttcgaTGTAGGCCTAGACGATGATCTCGTGCGTCGACGCGTGCGCGACTATGCGTCTGTGTGCATCTGCAGAAGATCCagttttctctttgtttcttccgcgtGTGGTTCTCCACATCTTCGCCTTGTTTTCCCCGCTCTGTCCGCGATTCCCTTTTGTTCGTGTGCGAATGCCGCTGTCGACAGACACTTGGCGGTGGCCTTAATCTCCGCTGCAAGAGATGAAGTGAGGGTTTCTGCAGGCGCAGATTCGAACAGCAGAGGCGAAACACGGAAAGAAGACTGCGTAAACCCCCCGGCTAAACATCCCTTTTCTTTGAAAcacacttcccttctcgccgttagTATGTTCTCAAAGTACCAGAAGCCATGTGATTTCAGGAAAGAAACAGTCGTCTC from Neospora caninum Liverpool complete genome, chromosome XI encodes:
- a CDS encoding Strongly similar to lipoyltransferase, related; the protein is MKPRKQPRGPRRDWKADEGKAGDRNCVVVDWSDRIVPYEVAWRLQQVIVQLQQLRLNHVEPSATVSEDTDVCFGQGRVSHPSGDRRRRLELLPGLGKPGQGRTPCDYVLLLQHPPVYTIGQGGTPANVLFQSEVRELRLPADHVSEMQTVDGCRRLLSRLVQEAEEAPRASFHGHETGPENDEGQADVSVSLRPSFGDGLAQTPGHIELESWRECGFSEGTAGRRGCEDKCREERAESAAGLTRGLEQDGAQTGRRGEAPTVWRVERGGEVTYHAPGQLVLYPLLDLRYHSCDLRWYIQSLEQIAINTVERLFRSDHAAAEGKLNGPEDKARHVGVGSKQDRFSGPEVERGPRGTAEGSSRGYRRLGTPGVWLQGEKVCAVGVKVKRWITHHGLALNVCTDLSGFHKIVPCGLRETTTGRLKDWCGGQRRAERSVSPESGESKATYGLKSGKERQKEEKPYGKGLSETHSSDASGVVSQDDPVETAQEHGEDKKESQDGRETRDGELMKEVARLVKEEFARVFSLKLVNSRGPAHTTLLNDSVSEF